Part of the Halopseudomonas maritima genome, ACACGGGTTTGGCCGCGCAGCGCAAAAAACTTGCCCGCTCGGCGTCCAACTGGTCGCTCAGGCTGCGTTGCGGCGCGGCAGAGAATAGCTCACAGGTGGCCCTCACCAGGTCGGGATTGCGACCGCACAGCAGTTGCTGCCAATGACGGGCCTCATTCTCCAGCTGAGCGGCCGGCACGAGTCGGTTGACTAGCCCCCACGCCAGCGCCGTTGGTGCGTCCAGGCTGTGGCCTAGGAGCGCCATTTCCAGCGCGCGCGCCCGGCCGATACGCTGTACCAGCGACCAGGACAACCCCAAATCCGGTGTGGTCTCGATGTCGCTGTAGGCATACACAAAGCGCGCCCGGTCGCTTGCCAGCACCAGATCAGCACCGGCCAACAGACTCAGCCCTGCACCCGCCGCCACCCCCTGCACCACCGCCAATGTTACCCAAGGCGCCTGCTGCCACAGGCGCAGACAGGCGTGCATAGGCTCGATAATGGCGGAAGCCGCGCCGGTTGGGTCCGCATATAGCGCCTGCAAATCGCCACCGGCGACAAAAGCACGCCCCGCGCCGCGTAGCACCAATAAGCTAACCTGTTGCTCAGCCTGCAATAGCTCGGTCGCAGCCAGGCACTCACTAGCCATCACGGCGGTTAGCGCGTTGAGGCTGTCGGGGTTGTTGAAGGTCAAGGTGGCGCAGGTGCCGTCCAGCTTCAGAGTGAGCTGGCGGCCGGAAAACAGCGTGGTCATTGATAAACGTCCGGGAGTAACTGACGCTACCACCCGACGGGAGGCAGCCAGGAGGGATGGGATTCCGCCACGGAGGCGGAGCCCGGAGGTTTGTTAGCGTGCGTCCACCGTGGTGAACTCGCGGCGTTCCTTGTGCAGGGCAGGCACATCAGCCTCGTCCATAAAGAACTGTTGATACCACTCACGCAGCTGGTAAATCGGGCCATCGCCTTCGGCCAGAACAGGCATGTCGACGCGACGCTTGTGCGCCCAGATATCCACATCCTGGTAGAAGGAGGTGCGGTTCTGCTGTACGTAGTCCAACGCCAGTTGCTGGTTCTGCTCCTCGGTCCAGCCCGGGATCTTTTTCACGAGGACGCCAAAACGCAGCTCAAACTGATTGGGGCCAATCGGCACATGGCAGTTGAGCAGAATGCTCTCTACCAGCAGGCCATCGTATTCAGCGCGCATGCGGGTAAAGTGAGTAGACGGGCCGTAGTACGCGGAGTCTGCGACCAAGTCACCGCCCAGTCGCTCGGAGTCCCCCATGAACACCTGAGTGCCAATGTGTTTTTCAAAACTGTTGAAGAAATACTTGGTCGGCGCCCCGTGCACAGGGCCAAAGTGCTGGGCATCGACTAGATTATCGACCAGCTCACGCGGGTTGGTATCGATAATCATCAAATCCATGTGCCAGTCGTGATCCCACTCGTCGCTATCGCTCTCCGGAAAGTAAGGAATTTCCACCCCCTCGGCGGGTGGCTTGCCTTCCGGATTGTTCCAGACAAACAGCAGGTGGTTTACCTCGCAGGTCAGCCATTTGCGCGTTTTGGCCTTTGGCGGAATGCGCTTGCAGTAGGGGATCTCAGCACAGCGGCCACTAGCATCAAACTCCCAATGGTGGAACGGGCAGACCACACGGCCATTGACCAGCTCGCCCTGGGAGAGGTCTGCGCCCATGTGCGGGCAGTAGGCATCCAGCACACTGATCTCGCCTTCGGCATTGGCGAACGCCAGCAGTCGGGTGCCAAATACGTTCAGGGTGTGCAGTTCGCCGTCGCGGTACTGCTTGGCTTCGCCCACGCAGTGCCAGCCTCGTGCATAGCGGTGTTCTGCTGCCTCAACGGCAGGTTTGATATCGATTAGCTGATTCATCAGTTGGTCCTCACTGAGCATTGTTGTCTTTGTTCACCACGGCTTGGTTCCGCCCACGTGAATACGCCCGCAAAGCGCAGCGGCCTGAACCTGTCGGAGAAAAACCCCATCCGATGCAAGGTATCTTCAAGCCAGCAGGCGGGTGCTTCATCCTTCACTTGGACTAGATTGCTGCCGCAAGCACCTCAGATGCGGTTGAATTGGTCGATACCCTGCTCCTCGGCAAAGGGCTGGGCGTGTACGGTGCGCTTTTGCCAGCGCCCAGCTTCATCCTGCTGGACCAGCCAGAGCATCACGGCCGCCGGCAAGCTCGGCGGCGCCGAGCCAACCCCAAGGGCAGCGATCCCGGCGGCACCGATGGTGGCCTGCAGCGCCTCGGTGGTGACCACGCCAGGGTTGAGGGTGTAGGCACGTACGCCCTGCCCGCCTAACTCGGCCTTAATGACACCAGACAGCCGCGACACGGCCGCTTTTCCTGCGCCATAGGCATAACCCCAACCGCCCTGCGCCGCCGCCACAGGTGGATTGCTCTCCCCGGCGCCAGAGCTGACATTAATGACCACCCCGCTGCCGCGCTCGGCCATGTGCGCAGCCAGCACCCGGGTTAGCAATAGCGGGGAAATCAGATAAGCCTGTGCCACCCGCTGCAGGGTCTCTACCTGCAGCTGCATCAGTGACACATTGAGATCGCTGCCCTGATAAACAGCATTGTTGACCAGAACGTCGACGCGGCCAGCCTGTGCCAATGCCTCGGTGGCCGCTGCCGCGGCGGAGTCGCCATCCAGCAGGTCCATGGGCACACACCAGACCTGTCGGCCCAGTTGACGCACTTGCGCAGCCACCTCGTCGAGGCTGCCCGGCAAGGGGTTGCCCTGGTTGTCCAGCAGCTGATGTGTATTGTCCCGGCTGGCCCCGTGCAGTCGCCCGGCCAGCACCAGATCAAACCCGGCCTGGGCAAACGCCAGCGCCGTTGCTCGACCGATGCCACGGCTGGCACCGGTCACCATTGCTACTTGAGTCATCGCTACTCCACCCTGTTGTGACTACCCCATGGTGGTGTGAGCAATAAGCAAACTCATCGTTGCTTTGGACTAGCCGGTGTCGATTAGTGAGTGCGCAGGGATCGCAGCTCAGGACGGGGTGTTAGCGCTGGCTTGGCCGCCAGCGGCATGACCTTGCCCTTGCCCAGCGAGACCACACTGTTGAGCATTACCCGCACCAGTTCGGCTTGGCGCCGTACACCGGTCTTCGAGAAGATCGCGCGCAGGTGGGCGCGGGCGGTGTTGCGCATGATGCCAAGATTTTCGGCAGCTTCCTCCAACGATAGGCCGTTCGCCAATTCCAGAGCCAGCGCGGTTTCCGCCGGGGTGAAGTTGAACAGTTCCTTGGTCACCCGGTTGTCGGCCTGCGACCGACCGACTGAATCGCGGATGTACATGATGACGGTCGGGCGGCCCTTGCCTTCGGCCCAGTCCGAGACCGGCAGTGCTTCGACCACCACGCCCAGACTGACCTCGCCGGACGGCCGCGCAATTGACAGCGCCTCTCGGCCCTCACCGGGTAGCTCGCCAGACTGCTGCTCCAGCGTGTCACGGATCAGCTTGTGAAGCTCACGGTTATCGCTCGGGTAGCTGGCCTCCAGTCGCGTGCCGACCAGCTTGATGCCATCGGCCTGCGCGAGCATCTGCCGCGCGACGTCGTTGAGCTGCAATACACAGCCGGTTTCATCCAATACCAGGGTGGCAACCGACAAGCGGTTGATGGCCTCGGCGTAGACCGAGCCTAGTGACTCGCTGCGCCCCAGCAGGTTGTGAACATGGAGAGAGCGGCGCAAATGCGGCAACAACCGGTTGCACATAGCCTTGTCGCTGGGGTTGAAGGCCGGCTGGTTATGACTACGTGTGATGCGAATACGCAGCAGCCCGTCTTCCGGGGTAGTAATGTCAGCCCCGAGAATATGATAAACGTCGTTATTCTTCGCGTAATCGGTGTAATAGGCGTTAGCTTCCCACTCGCTTTGACTCATCACGTCATCGATGGTGAAGCTGGCGTCGGCTGGCATATGGGAGAAGGGGCTATCGTTGTGGAAGTAGTCGAAATAGCGTACGGTGCCGCTACCCTCGACCTCCCCAGCTACCAGCATCAGGGCGATATTTTCGACGCCCGGGATACGCAGAATCAGGGTGGCGTAGTTGGCGCTGAAAAGACGGCGCAACTGCTCCACCGCTTCGTACAGACGCTGGGCGTCCAGTGCGCCATCGTGGATGCAACTGATCAGATGATCATAGTGATCAAGGCTCAGGTTAATGCCTTGCAACTCAATGACGTCAGATGCTGTTGTAATTGTATTCATGACTGTGCGACCTCGGCTGTTCGGCTGCTCATTGGCAGTCCGGTATTGTTTTTGTTGCGACTTACAGCTGTCTGAGTCAGCTCGCACAGGCCTCCCTACTCGTGCGACAAACTGTCTCAATTTACGGCAGTTTTCAGGTACTGAAAACCAGGCTGAACTGCCAATTTCTGTGTCATCTATGACGCTTTGTTACCGTCTTTTGGATTCTCCTCGGACGAGGGCTCATCGGCCTGCTGGCTAAGAGAGACCACACTGTTGAGCATTAAGCGCACGAGCTCAGTCTGGCGGCGCACCCCGGTTTTCGAGAAGATAGCTCGCAGGTGCGCCCGTGCGGTGTTGCGGCGAATACCCAGCGAGTTGGCCGCCTCCTCCAGCGACAGTCCATTGGCCAGCTCCATGGCCAGCGCCGACTCAGAGGGGGTAAAACCAAACACCTGGCGTGTCATGGCGGCGCTGAGCATTGAGCGCCCCACCGCGTCTCGCACATACACCACCACGTGCGGCTGGTCCTGGGCGTCCTCCCACTCATGATCAGGTACTGGCTCGATCAGCAGGCCGAGACTCACCTGGCCTGATGGCCTAGCCACCGACAGCGCCTCAGCCAGTGCGGTCTGCTCGCGTTCGCTGCTCAGGGCACTACGCAATGCCTGGTACAACCTGCGGTTGTCGCCGGGATAACTTGCCTCCAGACGGCCACCAACGATCTTTAGGCCGTCGGCAGCTCGCAGCATGTCGCGTGCTGTCTGGTTCGCCTCGACAATGCAGCCATTGGCATCAAGTACCAGGGTGGCAATCGCTAGCCGGCCAATGGCTTGAGAGTACAGCGCGTTAAGCGACTCTTTGTGGCCAATCAGACTGTGGATGTGCAGGGCTCGGGTCATATGGGGAATCAGCGAGCTGCACAGCAGTTTTTCTGCCCGGCTGAAATCATTGGTGCCCTTGGGCCGGGTAATGCGAAAACGAAACACGCCGCCGGCCGGCACCACCAGATCAACGCCCATGACGTGATACACCTGCTGCGGTACACAATGGCGCTGGTAGTAGTCGGAGGCTTCCCAGCTGGCGTAGCTCATCAGATCGGTGACCGTGAACACCCGGTTGGTTGGGCAGTTCACAAAGGGAGTCTGCGAATGCGGGTAGGCGATATAACTGAAGCTGCCCTCGCCTTCGATATCTCCGCTGACCACCATCAGCCCCTGCTCACTATCTTGCGGAGCACGGATAATCAGGGTTACGTAATTGGCCCGGAACAGCTCGCGCACATGACTGAGGTATCGGCTCCAGCTGTGGTCATCAATGGCTGCGTCATACAGCTCACCCAGCAGCGAGTCATAGACCGGCGCCTGGGCCGCCAGCAGCTTGTCGACATCGGGCGTCATCTTAGCCTCGCCCCGCTCCGACCAGCTCCCTGGTCACCACCGCACGCCGCTTCACCAGAGGCTTGCTGCGCTGGAACCAGGCCGCGAGGCCGGGTAGTAGGAAAATCGCACCGAACACATTGACCAGGAACATAAAGGCCAGTAACACGCCCATATCGGCCTGAAACTTCAGCGGTGCAAAAATCCAGGTACCCACACCAACCGACATGGTGACCGCGGTAAACAGCGCTGCGGTGCCTCTTTGGCACATTGCCTCGTAGAAGGCGTTTCGCAGATCCTT contains:
- a CDS encoding enoyl-CoA hydratase/isomerase family protein, with the translated sequence MTTLFSGRQLTLKLDGTCATLTFNNPDSLNALTAVMASECLAATELLQAEQQVSLLVLRGAGRAFVAGGDLQALYADPTGAASAIIEPMHACLRLWQQAPWVTLAVVQGVAAGAGLSLLAGADLVLASDRARFVYAYSDIETTPDLGLSWSLVQRIGRARALEMALLGHSLDAPTALAWGLVNRLVPAAQLENEARHWQQLLCGRNPDLVRATCELFSAAPQRSLSDQLDAERASFLRCAAKPVFREAIGSFLKR
- a CDS encoding Rieske 2Fe-2S domain-containing protein, whose amino-acid sequence is MNQLIDIKPAVEAAEHRYARGWHCVGEAKQYRDGELHTLNVFGTRLLAFANAEGEISVLDAYCPHMGADLSQGELVNGRVVCPFHHWEFDASGRCAEIPYCKRIPPKAKTRKWLTCEVNHLLFVWNNPEGKPPAEGVEIPYFPESDSDEWDHDWHMDLMIIDTNPRELVDNLVDAQHFGPVHGAPTKYFFNSFEKHIGTQVFMGDSERLGGDLVADSAYYGPSTHFTRMRAEYDGLLVESILLNCHVPIGPNQFELRFGVLVKKIPGWTEEQNQQLALDYVQQNRTSFYQDVDIWAHKRRVDMPVLAEGDGPIYQLREWYQQFFMDEADVPALHKERREFTTVDAR
- a CDS encoding SDR family NAD(P)-dependent oxidoreductase, with product MTQVAMVTGASRGIGRATALAFAQAGFDLVLAGRLHGASRDNTHQLLDNQGNPLPGSLDEVAAQVRQLGRQVWCVPMDLLDGDSAAAAATEALAQAGRVDVLVNNAVYQGSDLNVSLMQLQVETLQRVAQAYLISPLLLTRVLAAHMAERGSGVVINVSSGAGESNPPVAAAQGGWGYAYGAGKAAVSRLSGVIKAELGGQGVRAYTLNPGVVTTEALQATIGAAGIAALGVGSAPPSLPAAVMLWLVQQDEAGRWQKRTVHAQPFAEEQGIDQFNRI
- a CDS encoding helix-turn-helix transcriptional regulator, translating into MNTITTASDVIELQGINLSLDHYDHLISCIHDGALDAQRLYEAVEQLRRLFSANYATLILRIPGVENIALMLVAGEVEGSGTVRYFDYFHNDSPFSHMPADASFTIDDVMSQSEWEANAYYTDYAKNNDVYHILGADITTPEDGLLRIRITRSHNQPAFNPSDKAMCNRLLPHLRRSLHVHNLLGRSESLGSVYAEAINRLSVATLVLDETGCVLQLNDVARQMLAQADGIKLVGTRLEASYPSDNRELHKLIRDTLEQQSGELPGEGREALSIARPSGEVSLGVVVEALPVSDWAEGKGRPTVIMYIRDSVGRSQADNRVTKELFNFTPAETALALELANGLSLEEAAENLGIMRNTARAHLRAIFSKTGVRRQAELVRVMLNSVVSLGKGKVMPLAAKPALTPRPELRSLRTH
- a CDS encoding helix-turn-helix transcriptional regulator — protein: MTPDVDKLLAAQAPVYDSLLGELYDAAIDDHSWSRYLSHVRELFRANYVTLIIRAPQDSEQGLMVVSGDIEGEGSFSYIAYPHSQTPFVNCPTNRVFTVTDLMSYASWEASDYYQRHCVPQQVYHVMGVDLVVPAGGVFRFRITRPKGTNDFSRAEKLLCSSLIPHMTRALHIHSLIGHKESLNALYSQAIGRLAIATLVLDANGCIVEANQTARDMLRAADGLKIVGGRLEASYPGDNRRLYQALRSALSSEREQTALAEALSVARPSGQVSLGLLIEPVPDHEWEDAQDQPHVVVYVRDAVGRSMLSAAMTRQVFGFTPSESALAMELANGLSLEEAANSLGIRRNTARAHLRAIFSKTGVRRQTELVRLMLNSVVSLSQQADEPSSEENPKDGNKAS